A section of the Streptococcus oriscaviae genome encodes:
- a CDS encoding DMT family transporter: protein MMKKNFKGILLGLSSGMFWGLDTALNGLVLTMAPFILADARLISGTLLLAFFHDFISALLLTADIGVHGGLKATVTLLKNRSAHFVMVAALFAGPLGMRAYLYAVDTIGSGLTATISAIYPAVAAILGAIFLKDYLNKRGWLGLMLTITAIGILGYTNLASVGSMVLGILAALLCVFGWASESVITAYGMKDDIEPKQALFIRQWTSSLAYLLFMFFEGDWMFSVQAVVLSPSIWLTVALAVVGTLSYLCYYSAIDTIGPVKATGLNVTYSIWTVVFTLILMGGEFDLKLIVCGLLIIVGSSLVIKD, encoded by the coding sequence ATGATGAAGAAGAATTTCAAAGGTATACTTTTAGGCTTGTCTTCAGGAATGTTCTGGGGATTGGACACAGCCTTGAATGGCTTGGTCTTGACGATGGCACCATTTATTCTGGCAGATGCTCGACTAATATCAGGAACATTGCTGCTGGCTTTTTTCCATGACTTCATTTCTGCCTTGCTATTGACAGCAGATATTGGAGTTCACGGAGGGCTTAAAGCGACGGTTACTCTCTTGAAAAATAGAAGCGCCCATTTTGTTATGGTGGCAGCTTTGTTTGCAGGCCCACTGGGGATGAGAGCTTATCTTTATGCTGTAGATACTATTGGTTCAGGCTTGACTGCGACAATTTCTGCCATCTACCCCGCTGTTGCAGCAATTTTAGGGGCTATCTTTTTGAAAGATTACCTTAACAAACGAGGCTGGTTGGGGTTGATGCTGACGATTACAGCGATAGGAATTTTGGGGTACACCAATCTGGCTAGTGTAGGCAGTATGGTTCTTGGAATTTTAGCAGCCCTTCTTTGTGTTTTTGGTTGGGCATCTGAGAGCGTTATTACTGCCTACGGAATGAAGGATGACATTGAACCCAAACAAGCCCTCTTTATTCGCCAATGGACTTCAAGCCTTGCTTACCTACTATTCATGTTTTTCGAGGGAGATTGGATGTTTAGTGTTCAGGCGGTAGTATTATCACCTAGTATTTGGTTGACAGTTGCCCTAGCTGTTGTTGGAACGCTGTCTTATCTCTGCTATTATTCTGCCATTGATACAATCGGACCAGTCAAGGCTACTGGCTTAAATGTTACCTATTCTATTTGGACAGTGGTATTCACACTCATCTTGATGGGGGGAGAATTTGACCTAAAATTGATTGTCTGCGGTTTGTTGATTATCGTAGGCTCCTCTCTTGTGATAAAAGATTAA
- a CDS encoding sugar phosphate nucleotidyltransferase has product MRAIILAAGMGTRLRPLTLTRPKSLIEVKGTSLIERQIVFLKERGIDEIIVVTGYLAEQFQFLKEKYGVELIYNDKYDVYNNFYTMYLVKEYLSDAYVIDADNYLVENIFDPTIQESAYFSAYKVGFKDEWLLECDANQQVQKIVVTSGEGSILSGVSYWNEESGRVLNRLIDEHFVASSFSDLYWDNLVKDNLDKIQVFKRDIPSDAIFEVDSLEDLEALQDFLDNRRM; this is encoded by the coding sequence ATGCGTGCAATTATCTTAGCGGCAGGCATGGGGACACGACTTCGCCCATTAACTTTGACGAGACCCAAATCCTTGATTGAGGTGAAGGGGACAAGCTTGATTGAGCGTCAAATTGTCTTTTTAAAAGAGCGTGGAATTGATGAGATAATTGTTGTCACAGGTTATCTTGCAGAACAATTTCAATTTTTAAAGGAAAAGTATGGTGTTGAACTCATTTACAATGATAAATATGATGTGTACAACAATTTTTATACCATGTATCTGGTAAAAGAGTATCTGAGTGACGCCTATGTTATCGATGCGGATAATTATTTGGTAGAAAATATTTTTGACCCCACCATCCAAGAGTCAGCTTATTTTAGCGCCTACAAGGTAGGTTTTAAGGATGAATGGTTGCTGGAGTGCGACGCTAACCAACAAGTTCAGAAAATTGTCGTAACCAGCGGAGAAGGCTCCATTTTATCCGGTGTTTCTTATTGGAATGAAGAGTCTGGGCGGGTTCTCAATCGGTTGATTGACGAGCATTTTGTAGCAAGTTCATTTTCTGATTTATATTGGGATAACCTGGTGAAAGATAACCTGGATAAAATCCAGGTATTTAAACGGGATATCCCTTCAGATGCGATTTTCGAGGTAGATAGCCTTGAGGATTTAGAGGCCTTGCAGGACTTTTTGGATAATCGTAGGATGTAA